The Buteo buteo chromosome 23, bButBut1.hap1.1, whole genome shotgun sequence genome contains the following window.
ACATGCACCatttcccagctgcagccaggtGGACTCTACACATTCTGCCCCTCGCTGGTAAAATTCCCATTGCTTTGCAGACTTGTGCTGTTATGGGTGGGGTGCAGATTGCCCCGGCACTGTCAGCTCCAGCGGGGAGAGAACAACAAAGGGACAGGCAGACAAATGCAAGTGTCCTTGGCAGAGCTGATATCTTGAGTCCCTGCAGCAGGTTGCTAActgcttgcttctttttcaaGCAGCCGTTTGTGATCCATGACATGGACACCTTGTGGCAGGCAGAAAAGGGGCTGGTGTGGAAACAGCTAGTGAACGGCATTCCCCCCTACAAGGAGATCGGGGTGCACGTCTTCTACCGCTGCCAGTGCACCACAGTGGAGACTGTGCGGGAGCTCACCGAGTTCGCCAAGAGTATCCCCAGCTTCATAGGCCTCTACTTGAATGACCAAGTGACTCTGCTGAAGTACGGGGTGCATGAGGCCATCTTTGCCATGTTGGCCTCTATCATGAACAAGGACGGGCTGTTGGTGGCCAATGGGAACGGCTTCGTGACCCGCGAGTTCTTGCGTAGCCTGCGGAAGCCCTTCAATGAGATCATGGAGCCCAAATTTGAGTTTGCTGTGAAGTTCAACGCGCTGGAGCTGGATGACAGTGACCTGTCTCTGTTTGTGGCTGCCATTATCCTGTGCGGAGGTGAGCGGGCACCCTTGGCCATGCAAGTGTCAGGAAGAGTCCTCCTGTACTTAGAGGTGGTTTGGagtgggctgggggagctgagctgcagctggcCCTGAGATCAGCCAGGGGTGTATTAGGGGGATGAGAGAAGAAGTGAAACCAAAGCTTCTCCATGGCGGTGATGCCTAGCAAGCTTGGACCAAGAACAAGAAGCGTAGAAGTGGCATCTCCTTCTCGTGTGCTGCTTGTGGGATATTTTGTCCAAGGGCACGCTTCTCCCCTTGCCTAGTTGACGAGGTTGAAGTCACGGTGGGTGGGTTACAGTCCCCATCTCCCTTTCCCCAGGAGGAGCATGTACTTTGGAGGGTTACACCATAACACTACAGCTACCATGCTTCCTCTCCACAGACCGTCCTGGCCTGATGAACGTGAAGCAGGTGGAGGAGATCCAAGACAACATCCTGCAAGCGCTGGAGTTTCACCTGCAGTCCAACCACCCGGATGCCCAGTACCTCTTCCccaagctgctgcagaagatgGCTGACCTGCGGCAGCTGGTGACGGAGCACGCCCAGCTGGTGCAGAAGATCAAGAAGACAGAGACGGAGACATCTCTGCACCCACTTCTGCAGGAGATCTACAAGGACATGTACTAAGGACCTGTTATTTATGAGAATGAAGCCATGGATTCCCATCAAGACTCTttgtaaagaaacaaagaaaacctttccccatgtcttccatttcttctaCTGGAAACTCTTTTCTACGTGACCCTGACGTACGGTACATAGGGCAAGATGCCGTAAGATTTTGCAGCCACCACCTGCTAGGCCAGGGCTTCCGTTAACACACACTAACAAATTTACAAAGGCAAATCATAAGCTACTGTTTCCGTTACTACGGCCCAGCTCTTTAGCTGCTCCCTGGGGCCCCTGAAGCGGACAGCCGGTTTACATGGTCTGGACGGTGGGGTTCCTGTGGCAGCCTGGGGACGGTGGGGGATGCTCTGGTCATTAGGAGACCTGAGCACGGTGCGGGTATCCGGTGGGGCCAGCAACAGCACTTACAGCgtgtctttattttctttttcgTATTGCACTCTGAAGACATAGTCCTGAGCCGTGAAGTCTAGGACAGTGTAATGAAAggaattttctctcttttccaaagaaaagccAGAGTATTTGAAGACGGGTAAGGCTGTCCTAGCAGAGACCCTCAGCTGCAGCCTCCCCTCGCTGTGCAGCGTGTTTGTGTCTCCCAGAGGGACTGTGTGATCTCTGCCTTCCCCCGAGTGCCGTGTGGGAGCCCTTGCTCCTGGTACCCCCGTTTCAGAGAGAGCCTGCCCCTCAGTATGAGAGAGGTAGggatggggaggtgggagggaaaggggTTGACTCATAAAAATTCATCTTCAGAGCAGAGGCCAGAATCTGTGTGCTTCCCCAGGCTGTTCTGCACAGATGTGAGTTACCAAAATGGTTTGTGCAGGGCCAGGGGCAGGCCTGGGACTGGTCAGGGTTTAGGTGGCAGGGCTTGCAGCTTGTCCTGCAGCTCCcttgcccagccctgggggggctctgggggtgttgcagggcagtgcaggcagcagaggctTCCCAGCAGCATGGCTCCTGTGAGCACCAGAGCAAGCAAAGCCTTCAGCAACACCAGCAAGGTGAAAGCCATGGCCAGCCCACAGTGCTCAGGATGCTGAAAGGGCATTGACCTGTCTGTTAAcaccctgcctcagtttcccctctgtGAAAGGGAGCCAGATTGTCACCTGCTCTCTGCTCGGAGGGGGAGCACAAGGATTAACTAGCGCATTGCTAGCAAAGAGCTTTGCAGCTGTAAAACACAGTATAAATGCCAAGTATTTataaaaggggagggagagggtggGATGCTCACAATGAGCAGGAGCTTCCTGGCGAAGCGTGGCTGGGTCAGGGAAGCTGCCCTGCCCTCCTTTGCCACTGTCCCAAGTGTGAGTACAGCTCCAGGCTTCGGGGTCTGCCTAAGCCCAGAGCCGTTCTGGGACTTTACCTCACACCATCTCGCAGCTCTAGTGAAATGCCACAGTGCTGTCTGTGCCTGGGATGGGACCCCTGTGGGGGGGGCGCTGCATCACCTGGGCTCTGGGAGAGAGGACAGATCTGGGAAGGGCTCGGTCCCCTCTTGGGATGATGGTGTCTGACCTGAGAAGTGGCACATACCCATCTGCAGCTCATGGTCCCGTGTGTCTCAAGCAGCCTTATTAAAATACTGATATTCCCAAGGAGGGGTTGTGGGAGCAAAttagttggttttattttcttttcctcctcttcagggTAGCAGATTTCCCTGGTGCAATAATTCCTTTAAAACCCAAAGGGGAAGAGCACTGGGCTTCCCCTCTGTGTCACAGGGCTGGCCGGTCCCAAACCTGCCCCTGCTGCCACTGCCCTCCGGTTTCttgccgtgcctcagtttccctgccctctgcccacccagccccttcccctccctacCTCGCACAGGTGTTATGAATTACCGTTTCTAAAGCACTT
Protein-coding sequences here:
- the PPARD gene encoding peroxisome proliferator-activated receptor delta isoform X1, coding for MEQLQEEVPEVKEEEEEEAVMVASGASDASGGPDSSLPSSSYTDLSQSSSPSLSDQLQMGCEEAASGALNVECRVCGDKASGFHYGVHACEGCKGFFRRTIRMKLKYEKCERSCKIQKKNRNKCQYCRFQKCLSLGMSHNAIRFGRMPEAEKRKLVAGLTASEISCQNPQVADLKAFSKHIYNAYLKNFNMTKKKARGILTGKASSTPQPFVIHDMDTLWQAEKGLVWKQLVNGIPPYKEIGVHVFYRCQCTTVETVRELTEFAKSIPSFIGLYLNDQVTLLKYGVHEAIFAMLASIMNKDGLLVANGNGFVTREFLRSLRKPFNEIMEPKFEFAVKFNALELDDSDLSLFVAAIILCGDRPGLMNVKQVEEIQDNILQALEFHLQSNHPDAQYLFPKLLQKMADLRQLVTEHAQLVQKIKKTETETSLHPLLQEIYKDMY
- the PPARD gene encoding peroxisome proliferator-activated receptor delta isoform X2; the protein is MEQLQEEVPEVKEEEEEEAVMVASGASDASGGPDSSLPSSSYTDLSQSSSPSLSDQLQMGCEEAASGALNVECRVCGDKASGFHYGVHACEGCKGFFRRTIRMKLKYEKCERSCKIQKKNRNKCQYCRFQKCLSLGMSHNAIRFGRMPEAEKRKLVAGLTASEISCQNPQVADLKAFSKHIYNAYLKNFNMTKKKARGILTGKASSTPPFVIHDMDTLWQAEKGLVWKQLVNGIPPYKEIGVHVFYRCQCTTVETVRELTEFAKSIPSFIGLYLNDQVTLLKYGVHEAIFAMLASIMNKDGLLVANGNGFVTREFLRSLRKPFNEIMEPKFEFAVKFNALELDDSDLSLFVAAIILCGDRPGLMNVKQVEEIQDNILQALEFHLQSNHPDAQYLFPKLLQKMADLRQLVTEHAQLVQKIKKTETETSLHPLLQEIYKDMY